One genomic region from Accipiter gentilis chromosome Z, bAccGen1.1, whole genome shotgun sequence encodes:
- the FAM151B gene encoding protein FAM151B isoform X3 — MADEAQGGWGEEAVDHFLRWRRIGARDGAAIRWFHAANGKARAGEAARSDVHMIEADVLLRGGKGGNGDPIMAHPPETDSDNTLQEWLKEIVNTDKGIKLDFKSLEAVRPSLELLEHVKQHLRRPIWINADILLGPNGNNAVVDAKGFLDTVTSFFPTVTLSLGWTTGWHPDKHNKGYDWIMVKEMAQICNTLSQPVTFPVRAALVRQSISQLRWLMQQSDRYTLTVWTGKEDLYSVEDLLYIRENFDKKTA; from the exons ATGGCGGACGAGGCGCAGG GCGGCTGGGGCGAGGAGGCGGTGGATCACTTCCTGAGGTGGCGGCGCATCGGGGCGAGAGACGGGGCGGCCATCAGGTGGTTCCACGCCGCCAACGGCAAGGCCCGAGCCGGGGAGGCCGCGAGAA GTGATGTTCACATGATAGAAGCAGATGTCCTTCTTCGTGGTGGCAAGGGAGGTAATGGAGACCCTATCATGGCTCACCCACCTGAAACAGACAGTGACAACACATTGCAGGAATGGCTAAAAGAGATTGTCAACACAGATAAAGGCATCAAGCTGGATTTTAAGAG TCTAGAAGCCGTACGGCCTTCCCTGGAGCTTCTTGAACATGTGAAGCAGCATTTGAGGCGACCCATTTGGATCAATGCGGACATCCTACTGGGACCTAATGGAAATAATGCTGTAGTGGATGCAAAAGGGTTCCTTGACACTGTCACTTCATTTTTCCCAACTGTAACCTTATCGCTGGGATGGACAACTGGCTGGCACCCCGACAAACACAATAAAG GTTATGATTGGATCATGGTGAAAGAAATGGCTCAGATATGCAATACACTTTCCCAGCCTGTAACTTTCCCTGTAAGAGCAGCATTAGTACGACAGTCAATATCTCAGCTGCGTTGGTTAATGCAACAGTCGGATAG ATACACCCTCACTGTTTGGACAGGAAAGGAAGATCTCTATTCTGTAGAAGATTTGCTTTACATCCGAGAAAACTTTGATAAAA
- the FAM151B gene encoding protein FAM151B isoform X2: MADEAQGGWGEEAVDHFLRWRRIGARDGAAIRWFHAANGKARAGEAARSDVHMIEADVLLRGGKGGNGDPIMAHPPETDSDNTLQEWLKEIVNTDKGIKLDFKSLEAVRPSLELLEHVKQHLRRPIWINADILLGPNGNNAVVDAKGFLDTVTSFFPTVTLSLGWTTGWHPDKHNKGYDWIMVKEMAQICNTLSQPVTFPVRAALVRQSISQLRWLMQQSDRYTLTVWTGKEDLYSVEDLLYIRENFDKTRSSDLIVLVT, translated from the exons ATGGCGGACGAGGCGCAGG GCGGCTGGGGCGAGGAGGCGGTGGATCACTTCCTGAGGTGGCGGCGCATCGGGGCGAGAGACGGGGCGGCCATCAGGTGGTTCCACGCCGCCAACGGCAAGGCCCGAGCCGGGGAGGCCGCGAGAA GTGATGTTCACATGATAGAAGCAGATGTCCTTCTTCGTGGTGGCAAGGGAGGTAATGGAGACCCTATCATGGCTCACCCACCTGAAACAGACAGTGACAACACATTGCAGGAATGGCTAAAAGAGATTGTCAACACAGATAAAGGCATCAAGCTGGATTTTAAGAG TCTAGAAGCCGTACGGCCTTCCCTGGAGCTTCTTGAACATGTGAAGCAGCATTTGAGGCGACCCATTTGGATCAATGCGGACATCCTACTGGGACCTAATGGAAATAATGCTGTAGTGGATGCAAAAGGGTTCCTTGACACTGTCACTTCATTTTTCCCAACTGTAACCTTATCGCTGGGATGGACAACTGGCTGGCACCCCGACAAACACAATAAAG GTTATGATTGGATCATGGTGAAAGAAATGGCTCAGATATGCAATACACTTTCCCAGCCTGTAACTTTCCCTGTAAGAGCAGCATTAGTACGACAGTCAATATCTCAGCTGCGTTGGTTAATGCAACAGTCGGATAG ATACACCCTCACTGTTTGGACAGGAAAGGAAGATCTCTATTCTGTAGAAGATTTGCTTTACATCCGAGAAAACTTTGATAAAA CCAGGTCTTCAGACTTAATTGTCCTTGTTACATGA
- the FAM151B gene encoding protein FAM151B isoform X1, giving the protein MADEAQGGWGEEAVDHFLRWRRIGARDGAAIRWFHAANGKARAGEAARSDVHMIEADVLLRGGKGGNGDPIMAHPPETDSDNTLQEWLKEIVNTDKGIKLDFKSLEAVRPSLELLEHVKQHLRRPIWINADILLGPNGNNAVVDAKGFLDTVTSFFPTVTLSLGWTTGWHPDKHNKGYDWIMVKEMAQICNTLSQPVTFPVRAALVRQSISQLRWLMQQSDRYTLTVWTGKEDLYSVEDLLYIRENFDKSRVYYDILEPQNSEFKKAIGVE; this is encoded by the exons ATGGCGGACGAGGCGCAGG GCGGCTGGGGCGAGGAGGCGGTGGATCACTTCCTGAGGTGGCGGCGCATCGGGGCGAGAGACGGGGCGGCCATCAGGTGGTTCCACGCCGCCAACGGCAAGGCCCGAGCCGGGGAGGCCGCGAGAA GTGATGTTCACATGATAGAAGCAGATGTCCTTCTTCGTGGTGGCAAGGGAGGTAATGGAGACCCTATCATGGCTCACCCACCTGAAACAGACAGTGACAACACATTGCAGGAATGGCTAAAAGAGATTGTCAACACAGATAAAGGCATCAAGCTGGATTTTAAGAG TCTAGAAGCCGTACGGCCTTCCCTGGAGCTTCTTGAACATGTGAAGCAGCATTTGAGGCGACCCATTTGGATCAATGCGGACATCCTACTGGGACCTAATGGAAATAATGCTGTAGTGGATGCAAAAGGGTTCCTTGACACTGTCACTTCATTTTTCCCAACTGTAACCTTATCGCTGGGATGGACAACTGGCTGGCACCCCGACAAACACAATAAAG GTTATGATTGGATCATGGTGAAAGAAATGGCTCAGATATGCAATACACTTTCCCAGCCTGTAACTTTCCCTGTAAGAGCAGCATTAGTACGACAGTCAATATCTCAGCTGCGTTGGTTAATGCAACAGTCGGATAG ATACACCCTCACTGTTTGGACAGGAAAGGAAGATCTCTATTCTGTAGAAGATTTGCTTTACATCCGAGAAAACTTTGATAAAAGTAGGGTTTATTATGACATCTTAGAGCCACAAAATTCTGAATTCAAAAAAGCCATAGGAGTAGAATAG